GCGCTTCTGGACGAGCGGCGAGCCGTCGCCGGCAGCCACCCAGACGTCGGTGCCGTTCGGGTCGAGGCAGAGACCGCGCCAGTACGACGATGGTGGCGACCCGATGGACACCGAATCCACCTTCACCCACATCGAGTCGTCAAACGACTGGATTCCGCAACGGGAACAGGCGGGAGCCGAGAACTCCGCCAGAGATGCGTCAGGCGGCAGAGATGAAACGACGCCCGTCAGCAGCATTAGGACGAACAACTCAGACACCTTTTCCTCCCTTCGGTTTCACGTACATCTCCGCGGCCAGGGCCGACAGCGCCGCGACATCGATGTAGCTGCCACAGATTAGCTTTCGGCTCTTCCGTGTCAATGCCGGAAGAACGTTCCGGGGCGGCAGTGACGCCGCCCCGGTATTCCGCAGCAGTTCTGTCTGGTCTAGTGCTGGACCACCAGCTTGCGGGTGGACGTGAAAGCACCGGCTTCGAGTCTGACCAGGTACACACCGGTTCCGACCTTGCGACCGCGCAAGTCGCTGCCGTCCCAGGCCGCCGCGTACCAGCCCGGGTTCTGGTTGCCGGCCGCGAGCGTGCGGACCAGCGTTCCGGCCGCCGAGTAGACCGACAGCTTCACCGCCGCCGGCCTGGGCAGTCCGTAGCGGATGCTGGTACGGCCGCTCGAAGGATTGGGCAGCACCTTGTCCAGGTTGAACGCCGCCGGCAGGCTCCGGCCCTCGCTGATGCCGGCCAGGGGGTAGACCACGAACGTATCAGCAGCGGCGTCGTTCGCCGGGTTCTCGTCACCGGCGAGTTCAGTGGAACACCGGGTCGCAAAAGTGCCGGCCGGGTTGGCCGTCCAGGCCGCGAACGTCAGCGTATCAGTCAAACCGGCGTCAAGGGTATAGGCGATGGTGTCGGTGTAGCCGGTGCCGATGGTGAGCAGGGTGTGGAAGGTCTCTGTCACGGTGCCGAAGTTCTGCACCACCACCCTGGGCGTGATCACCGCGCCGGTGTCGACGGTATCAGCCGGCGCGATTATGGCCGTCACGCCGACATCATGGGTCTCGTCGATGGCCGGTTCAACGGCGCCGGAGACCGTCCAGGCGAAGGCCTGCTTGCGCGCGGTCGCCACGCTGTGGGCGCTGACCCGGATAGTCCACGTGCCGGTATCAGGCGCGTTGACCCGGGCACATTCCTCGACGTTGATGGAATCGCGGTCGGCCGGGTTGGGAGTGGACTGGCCGCTGGTGTACCTGTTGCCCTTGTAGACGACGGCGCTGGGCGAGGTGAGCGTGAGGTCGAGGTCGTTGACGATCGTCGGGTTCGCGCTCGGTGCGGCTGCCGTGTCGGTCCAGGCGAGGCAGACGCGGAGCGGGATCGCCGAATCCACCCGGAACTGCCGTTCCATGAACTCCCCGGTAGCAATGCCCGTGGTGTCATCGGTGATTATGAGCTTGCGTACGTCGCCGGTGAAATAGAGCAGCGAGTCGGCGTCGATCCGGCCCCAGCCGATATTCATGCTGGGGATCGTGTAGGAGCCGATGTTCGGATCGGCAGACGTCATTGCCATCGAACGGAGCAGGGCCGAGGAGACGTAGGAGATCCGGTCGCTTTCTACCGGGCCGCCGGTCGGATAGTAGCCTTCCTGCAGGTAGCAGCGCATCAGGCCGATGGTGCCGTTGGCGGTGGGCGTGGCCATCGACGTTCCGGACATCTGGCTATATCCGTTCGTGCCGGTGTTAAGGACAGACCAGATGTCGACGCCGGGCGCCATCACGTTCGGCTTGATGCGGTTGTCCTGGGTCGGGCCGCGGCTGGAGAAGCCTGCGATCGTGTTGGAGGCGGTGCCCCGTTCAGTCGCACCGATGGTGAGGATGTTCTTGGCAATTGACGGGTTGCCCAGGGTCTTTGAGCCGGAACCCTCGTTGCCGGCGGCGATGATGTTCAGAAAGTCCTTGTGCGCCCAGCAGAACGCGTCGCTCGACGCGTCCTGGATTTTGTAGGTGCCCTGGGTATTGCTCCAGCGCCAGGAACCGGAGTGCTGCTTGATGGGCCGCACCGAGTCAGGCAGGCCGCGGCCGAAGTAGATGGTGTCCCACAACATGGTGAAGTCGGTCGGGATGACGAAGTTGCCGCTACCGCTGGTGACGTCGACGAAGTAGAGCCGCGCGTCCTTGGCCATGCCGTCGTAGTAGCTCGTGCCGCCGGCGGCTGAGTCGTTGCCGGCGACCGAGCCATTGACGTGACTCCCGTGATAGCTGACCTCGCTGGCGCTGGCGCCCTGATAGAGCTTGAACGCAACGACCTTGCGGTGGTCGGGCCAGACGCCGGGGGGCGTGATCGGCATTGTCGGGTCGCGGAACATGTTGTGGCCGGTGTTCATGCCGGTGTCGGACGTCGAGAGAATCACCCCCTGCCCGCGCACGCCTTTCCGCCACACCGGTCGCGCCGCCATGCTGGTGTCGGGCGGCGACGATGCCTGCCAGCCGCCCTGCATCACCCACTGGCTGGTGTTGTTGCAGGTGGTGGCCTCGGACCATTCCTGGACCCAGAAAGTCTCCTGGAGCCGGGCCACGGACGCGATGTCGCTGCCATCGAGGGTGGCGGTGATGGTCGTACCAAAGCTCGTGGTGAGCAGTTCGTGAACGGTCCCGTCGGTCGTTTCGATCGCCGTCGTGACCGGGGCAGGGCTCGCGCCGGGCATGACCATGATGACGACCTTCCTGGTTCCGCTAGCGTCCAACAGACCGGATTCCAGCTTATAGGCGGGCTGGAACAGACCAACCCAGCGGACCATCGGCAGCAGCTCTACGTAGGCTCGCTGGTCCGGCGTGAGGTAGGCAAGCACAGCGTAGTTGGGCAGGTAGCCGAACGTGCTTACGCCGTTGCGCTCCAGGTCGCGGAACCACTGCTGCAGCAACGGGCCGGTGAACTGGACTATGTAGTACTGACTCTGATCGGCAGCAGGCTCGATGCTGAGCCCGGCCGGAAGCGTCGGCTCACCGATGCGTGTGTCGATGGATATGTCATTGGCAAAGGAGATGAAGTTGGCTTCTTCGCCGGCGGCGGGTTCGAAACGGTGCGCCGGGCCCATGCTGTAGTGCGCCGGCCGCGCCGCAACCAGCCCGACAGTGATAATCAGACATACGACTACGGACTTCAGACCTTTCAACGGTCCTCCTTGATGATTCTGGGCATACCTATCGGTGCAAACTGAACGACCCTATATAATAGGAAACATACTCCGGTCAATCAACTCACGACCTATTTTCGTTTCTTAGACCGGCGGAAGCGCGGCAGAGGTGCGCAAATGATGGCCGACGCCTCCCGTCAGGCGGTTGACGCGCGAAGCCCCAGCCCTATACTGACCCATGGACATCACGAGAGTTGTCATGTTCATTTCAGGTGTCGGGCTGCTGGCCGGGTGCGGGGCGGCGACGGAGAAGGCGAGTGGCCGGTTGAGAGTCGTGACGACAATCGGCGTGCTGGCCGACTGGGCGAGGCAGGTAGGCGGAGACCGGCTGGAGGTCACAAGCCTCTTGTCCGGGAACGAGAGTCCCCATACCCACGAAATCAAGCCGGCCGATGTGAAGACGATCGCCGATGCCCACATCCTGTTCAGGGTAGGGCTCGGGC
This DNA window, taken from candidate division WOR-3 bacterium, encodes the following:
- a CDS encoding T9SS type A sorting domain-containing protein, which produces MKGLKSVVVCLIITVGLVAARPAHYSMGPAHRFEPAAGEEANFISFANDISIDTRIGEPTLPAGLSIEPAADQSQYYIVQFTGPLLQQWFRDLERNGVSTFGYLPNYAVLAYLTPDQRAYVELLPMVRWVGLFQPAYKLESGLLDASGTRKVVIMVMPGASPAPVTTAIETTDGTVHELLTTSFGTTITATLDGSDIASVARLQETFWVQEWSEATTCNNTSQWVMQGGWQASSPPDTSMAARPVWRKGVRGQGVILSTSDTGMNTGHNMFRDPTMPITPPGVWPDHRKVVAFKLYQGASASEVSYHGSHVNGSVAGNDSAAGGTSYYDGMAKDARLYFVDVTSGSGNFVIPTDFTMLWDTIYFGRGLPDSVRPIKQHSGSWRWSNTQGTYKIQDASSDAFCWAHKDFLNIIAAGNEGSGSKTLGNPSIAKNILTIGATERGTASNTIAGFSSRGPTQDNRIKPNVMAPGVDIWSVLNTGTNGYSQMSGTSMATPTANGTIGLMRCYLQEGYYPTGGPVESDRISYVSSALLRSMAMTSADPNIGSYTIPSMNIGWGRIDADSLLYFTGDVRKLIITDDTTGIATGEFMERQFRVDSAIPLRVCLAWTDTAAAPSANPTIVNDLDLTLTSPSAVVYKGNRYTSGQSTPNPADRDSINVEECARVNAPDTGTWTIRVSAHSVATARKQAFAWTVSGAVEPAIDETHDVGVTAIIAPADTVDTGAVITPRVVVQNFGTVTETFHTLLTIGTGYTDTIAYTLDAGLTDTLTFAAWTANPAGTFATRCSTELAGDENPANDAAADTFVVYPLAGISEGRSLPAAFNLDKVLPNPSSGRTSIRYGLPRPAAVKLSVYSAAGTLVRTLAAGNQNPGWYAAAWDGSDLRGRKVGTGVYLVRLEAGAFTSTRKLVVQH